DNA sequence from the Fuscovulum ytuae genome:
CGAGATTGTCGAAGGTTACGGCCTGACGGAATGCACCTGCCTCGTCTCTGTCAACCCGCCGGGGGGGACGAAGAAGATCGGGTCGGTCGGACTGCCCTTCCCGCATACCCATGTGCGCATTCTGCAGAAGACGGGCGAAGGGTTCCGTGATTGTGCGGTGGATGAGGTGGGCGAAATTTGCGTCGCCAATCCCGGTGTGTTCGAGGGGTCGACCTATACCGAGGTGGACAAGAACCGCGATCTCTTTGCCGAAGGGCGCTTCCTGCGGACGGGCGATTTGGGGCGCATCGACGGGGATGGATATCTGTTTATCACCGGACGCGCGAAGGATCTGATCATCCGGGGCGGGCACAATATCGACCCGGCGGTGATCGAAGAAGGGCTGATGAAGCATGAGGCCGTGGCCTTTGTTGGTGCGATCGGCCAGCCGGATGCGCATTCGGGCGAATTGCCCTGTGCTTATGTGGAACTGGTGAAGGGCAAAGAGGTGGGGGTGGATGAGCTGATCGCCTATGCCCAGACCCATATCCATGAACGCGCGGCCGTGCCAAAACACATTGAAATCCTTCCCGAATTGCCGAAAACGGCAGTCGGCAAGGTGTTCAAGCCCGACCTTCGCCGCATGGCCATCACCCGCATCTATGATGCCGCACTGGCCGAGGCGGGGATCGCGGCACGTGTGGCCGAGGTGGTGGAGGACAAGAAGCGAGGGCTGGTGGCGCGGCTTTCGCGCAGCGGCCCAGTCGATCAAGCGCGGGTGCAAGAGGTGCTGGGCGGCTTTACCGGGTCTTGGGATTGGACGGAGTAAGGGCCGTCAGACATCCATCCAAATCGTGACGGGGCCGTCATTGTTCAGGCTGACATCCATGTCAGCCCCGAAGATGCCATTGGCCGTGGGGATGCCTTCGGCCTGCATCTTTGCGCTGAAGTATTCGTAGAGCCGTTTCCCCTCCTCCGGCTTGGCTGCGGTGGAAAAACCGGGGCGGTTGCCGCGCAGATCAGCGGCAAGGGTGAATTGCGAAACGATCAGCGCAGAGCCGCCCACGTCGCGGATGGACAGGTTCATCTTGCCCTGATCATCCTTGAAAATCCGCATCTTGGCGATCTTCGCGGCCAGTTGATCGGCCTTCGCATCCGTATCCCCGTCCATCGCGCAGACAAGGATCAGAAGGCCTGCGCCGATCTCACCTG
Encoded proteins:
- the dtd gene encoding D-aminoacyl-tRNA deacylase, with product MKAVLQRVSRASVTVDGKVTGEIGAGLLILVCAMDGDTDAKADQLAAKIAKMRIFKDDQGKMNLSIRDVGGSALIVSQFTLAADLRGNRPGFSTAAKPEEGKRLYEYFSAKMQAEGIPTANGIFGADMDVSLNNDGPVTIWMDV